In one Winogradskyella sp. MH6 genomic region, the following are encoded:
- a CDS encoding TonB-dependent receptor, with the protein MKRLQLTLLLSLLFSALSFSQTAVIRGVILDETNSPIEDVNIKASTGEGTATNENGFYELRIPSDVEVTIEFTHLGHSRIVQKFQLKNGQELEFNPVMKVEAEQIAEVVISTNTRQNDDGVVNIDPKTLRTIKGAQPGIENILKTLPGVNISNELSTQYSVRGGNFDENLVYVNEIEVYRPFLIRSGNQEGLSFVNTDLVSNVDFSAGGFQAKYGDKLSSVLDITYRNPAAFGVRADLSMLGGSVAAEAVSKDGKFSGIAGVRYRDNSLILNNLETEGNVEPVFADAQTYLTYRFSDKFHLNFLGNISLNRYNFQPENRQTNFGTLQEPVALLVFYDGNEEDQYQTYFGALKANYFVNEDLTLKFIGSAYHTLEQEYFDIFAQYRLGEVNTNIGDENLGEVEFSEGIGSQLTHARNDLDAFIVNAEHRGDYKIDEESTVEWSVKYTHEDIRDRLVEYEIIDSAGFSIRPPNFSIPNLQPYEPYEGPLTAFEDIRALNRVKIDRMQAFAQYSKRTEWGNNEVFYNAGVRLHNWTVSGENLESNTQTVISPRAQFAIKPDWDKDMLFRVAGGLYYQPPFYRELRDSSGVVQPNVKAQKSFHVVLGNEYSFKIWDRPFKLVTEAYYKGLSNVNTYTLENVRIRYRAENNAKAYAYGLDMRLNGEFVPGTESWFSFGYLKTEENIDNRGYIARPTDQRLKFGALFQDYVPNMPHLKMYLNLVYNTGVPGGSPSYADSYDYQIRLRDYRRADLGIQLELVNPTKTYKANWKKKFRELSLGFEIYNMFNNQNSITNTWVRDVYTKRQFAIPNYLTPRVFNLRLSARF; encoded by the coding sequence TTGAAACGCTTACAACTCACACTACTCCTTAGCTTACTTTTTAGTGCACTTTCTTTTTCACAAACTGCTGTTATTAGAGGTGTAATTCTCGACGAAACAAACAGCCCAATTGAAGATGTAAACATAAAAGCTTCTACTGGTGAAGGCACAGCTACCAATGAAAATGGCTTTTATGAGCTTAGAATACCTTCTGATGTTGAAGTGACAATAGAATTTACACACTTAGGGCATAGCCGAATAGTACAAAAGTTTCAATTAAAAAATGGCCAGGAGTTAGAGTTTAATCCTGTAATGAAGGTTGAAGCAGAGCAAATTGCTGAAGTTGTCATTTCTACCAATACACGACAAAATGACGATGGTGTCGTAAATATAGACCCAAAAACATTAAGAACCATAAAAGGTGCACAACCAGGAATAGAAAACATTCTAAAAACCTTGCCAGGTGTTAATATCTCAAACGAGTTAAGTACACAATATTCTGTAAGAGGTGGAAATTTTGATGAAAACCTTGTTTATGTCAATGAAATTGAAGTCTATAGACCTTTTCTAATACGTTCTGGTAATCAAGAAGGACTAAGTTTTGTAAATACTGATTTAGTGTCTAATGTCGATTTTTCTGCTGGTGGATTTCAGGCTAAATACGGAGACAAACTATCTTCAGTATTAGATATTACGTATCGTAATCCAGCAGCATTTGGTGTTCGTGCGGATTTAAGTATGCTAGGCGGAAGTGTTGCAGCAGAAGCCGTATCTAAAGACGGTAAATTTTCAGGTATTGCAGGTGTTCGCTACAGAGATAACAGTTTAATTCTTAACAACCTCGAAACCGAAGGTAATGTAGAACCTGTTTTTGCAGATGCTCAAACCTATTTAACGTATCGCTTTTCTGATAAGTTTCATTTAAATTTTCTTGGGAACATTTCACTCAACAGATATAATTTTCAGCCAGAAAACAGACAAACCAACTTCGGGACGCTACAAGAACCCGTAGCCTTATTAGTCTTTTATGACGGTAATGAAGAAGACCAATACCAAACTTATTTTGGTGCTTTAAAAGCCAATTACTTTGTCAACGAGGATTTAACACTGAAGTTTATTGGTTCAGCATATCACACATTAGAACAAGAATATTTTGACATTTTTGCGCAATACCGTTTAGGTGAAGTCAATACTAATATTGGAGATGAAAATTTAGGTGAAGTAGAATTTAGCGAAGGTATTGGATCGCAGTTGACGCATGCACGTAATGACTTAGATGCATTTATAGTTAATGCAGAACACAGAGGAGATTATAAAATTGACGAAGAATCTACGGTTGAATGGTCTGTAAAATACACTCACGAAGATATAAGAGACCGTTTGGTAGAATATGAGATTATCGATTCTGCTGGTTTCTCTATTCGTCCACCAAACTTTAGTATCCCTAACCTTCAACCTTATGAACCTTATGAAGGACCATTAACTGCTTTTGAAGATATTAGAGCGTTAAACAGAGTTAAGATAGACAGAATGCAGGCTTTTGCCCAATATAGCAAACGCACAGAATGGGGAAACAACGAGGTGTTTTACAATGCTGGTGTGCGACTGCACAACTGGACTGTTAGTGGCGAAAACCTAGAAAGCAATACGCAAACTGTTATTAGTCCAAGAGCACAATTTGCCATAAAACCAGATTGGGATAAGGACATGCTTTTTAGAGTTGCTGGAGGTTTGTACTACCAACCACCTTTTTATAGGGAATTAAGAGATTCTTCAGGTGTTGTACAACCTAACGTAAAAGCTCAGAAGTCTTTTCACGTCGTTTTGGGTAATGAGTATAGTTTTAAGATTTGGGATAGACCATTTAAGTTAGTTACCGAAGCCTACTACAAAGGCTTATCTAATGTTAATACCTACACACTAGAAAACGTAAGGATTAGATACAGAGCCGAAAACAATGCCAAAGCATATGCCTACGGATTAGACATGCGCTTAAACGGAGAGTTTGTTCCTGGCACCGAATCGTGGTTTAGTTTTGGATACCTAAAAACTGAAGAAAATATAGATAATCGCGGCTATATTGCAAGACCTACAGACCAACGATTAAAGTTTGGAGCGTTATTTCAGGATTATGTACCTAATATGCCACATCTAAAAATGTATCTTAATTTAGTGTACAACACTGGTGTTCCTGGTGGTTCACCAAGTTATGCAGATTCTTACGATTATCAAATAAGGCTAAGAGATTACAGACGTGCTGATTTAGGAATTCAATTAGAATTGGTTAATCCAACAAAAACATATAAAGCCAACTGGAAAAAGAAGTTTAGAGAACTCTCTCTTGGTTTTGAAATCTATAACATGTTTAATAACCAAAATTCAATAACCAATACTTGGGTTAGAGATGTGTATACCAAACGACAATTTGCAATTCCTAATTATTTAACACCTCGTGTTTTTAACTTAAGGTTGTCTGCGAGATTTTAA
- a CDS encoding cysteine desulfurase family protein: protein MKQVYLDNAATTALRPEVIHRMTEVLANSYGNASSTHSFGRSSKALLEHCRKNIAGYFNVSASEIVFTSGGTEADNLALRSAVRDLGVTEIITSKIEHHAVLHTVEQLQKEYNVKLSFVNLDECGMVDYTHLESLLQNSEKAIVSLMHVNNEIGNILDIERVAKLCKGNDALFHSDCVQSVGHYKLDLQNIPIDFFAASAHKFHGPKGVGFCFVRKESGLKPLIFGGEQERGHRAGTESIHNIVGMDEALKIAYNNLDAEKEQITSIKAYFINQLKAAVPNVSFNGGCEDNEKSTYTLVNVCLPLEPSKTSILQFQLDLKGIACSRGSACQSGSSQQSHVLTEILDEEKLKHPSVRFSFSIFTTKEDIDYTLNVLKDIISA, encoded by the coding sequence ATGAAGCAAGTATATCTAGATAATGCGGCTACAACAGCCTTACGACCAGAAGTAATACATCGTATGACGGAAGTTCTTGCCAATAGTTATGGTAATGCCTCTTCTACACATAGTTTTGGACGTTCATCTAAAGCACTCTTAGAACATTGTCGTAAGAACATAGCTGGTTATTTTAATGTATCAGCCTCTGAAATTGTTTTCACTTCTGGAGGTACGGAAGCAGATAATTTAGCTTTACGAAGTGCTGTTAGAGATTTGGGTGTAACAGAAATCATCACCTCTAAAATTGAGCATCATGCGGTTTTGCATACTGTTGAACAATTACAGAAAGAATATAATGTTAAGCTAAGTTTTGTTAACCTTGATGAATGTGGAATGGTAGATTACACACATTTAGAAAGCTTATTACAAAATTCTGAAAAAGCTATTGTAAGCTTAATGCATGTAAATAATGAAATTGGAAATATCCTTGATATTGAACGTGTTGCAAAGTTGTGTAAGGGTAACGATGCTTTGTTTCATTCAGACTGTGTGCAGTCTGTAGGTCATTATAAGTTAGATTTACAAAACATACCAATTGACTTTTTTGCAGCAAGTGCTCACAAATTTCATGGGCCAAAGGGTGTTGGCTTTTGTTTTGTTAGAAAAGAATCCGGATTAAAGCCTTTAATCTTTGGAGGCGAGCAGGAGAGAGGTCATAGAGCAGGTACAGAATCTATACATAACATTGTTGGTATGGATGAAGCCTTAAAAATAGCTTACAACAATCTTGATGCTGAAAAAGAACAAATAACTTCAATTAAAGCATACTTTATAAATCAGCTAAAAGCAGCTGTGCCTAATGTAAGTTTTAATGGTGGATGCGAAGACAACGAAAAAAGTACGTACACGCTAGTAAATGTTTGCTTGCCTTTAGAGCCGTCAAAGACATCAATATTACAGTTTCAACTCGATCTAAAGGGTATTGCATGTTCTAGAGGCAGTGCTTGCCAAAGTGGTAGCAGTCAACAATCTCATGTGCTCACAGAAATTCTAGATGAAGAAAAATTAAAGCATCCTTCGGTACGATTTTCCTTTAGTATTTTCACAACCAAAGAAGACATCGATTATACTCTAAATGTTTTAAAAGACATTATTAGTGCTTAA
- a CDS encoding T9SS type A sorting domain-containing protein — protein sequence MKNTLIACLLLCFSVASAQSDLFVSNGSYIFVDGTGFSSGPNIAPLFVTDDVNLETNSHIYLRNDAQLLQGSGTTGNSGQGELSVYQNGTANQWAYNYWCSPIGDILPSNINNPFQVNLIDDSLIGNADPRASNNSTPTTAFEGTADPLVISTRWLYSFVASDQYAEWIYLGFNNDLNPGLGFTMKGHGTATTGNTIYDFRGKPNNGVITNTVLDSQFTLIGNPYPSAIDARDFIHDPANVNEIDGTLFYWEQDGNVASHVLQDYVGGYATYTIDVTGTNETFNYALFYTYDEQDNSTPVFTPPPAPVQAEGVKIAGRYIPVGQGFMVEGINGPNGEVTVNNSMREFVKENGTTSFFFRTTNNSGENESVSSNNQIQYQDNGLSLVPEDYKRFRINVDFTVGESQYTRQLVLNFHDSATPDYDRGLELKLAQVYDSDAYFDLQNKAYGCQAYAFDEALTIPLVVDIEEQQPLRFRIFDIQNFDDTQGIYIHDIQDNLYVDLRTQDYNLNIEPGSYTDRFEIVFTPGQSLGIDDFEVSDLTIRQDNNIHQLSVINPNGLDVKTIEVFDVAGKRMLNELYDSVSNRYKLSTIDLSDGVYIVNVTSKANTVKSEKIIVKH from the coding sequence ATGAAAAACACCCTCATCGCATGCCTATTGCTATGTTTTAGTGTGGCCTCAGCACAATCAGATTTATTTGTAAGTAATGGAAGTTACATCTTTGTAGATGGAACAGGATTTTCTAGTGGACCAAATATTGCTCCGCTTTTTGTTACTGATGATGTCAACCTAGAAACAAACTCACATATTTATTTACGCAATGATGCACAACTGCTACAAGGTTCTGGAACCACAGGAAACTCAGGGCAAGGTGAATTAAGTGTTTATCAAAACGGAACCGCTAATCAATGGGCTTACAATTATTGGTGCTCTCCAATTGGAGATATTTTACCTAGTAATATTAATAATCCTTTCCAAGTGAATCTAATAGATGATTCCCTAATTGGTAATGCGGACCCTAGAGCTAGTAATAATAGTACTCCGACAACTGCATTTGAGGGAACAGCAGATCCTTTAGTAATATCCACTAGATGGTTATATTCATTTGTTGCTTCTGACCAATATGCTGAATGGATCTATCTTGGATTTAACAATGACCTAAACCCAGGCTTAGGTTTTACAATGAAAGGTCATGGTACAGCAACAACTGGTAACACTATCTATGATTTTAGAGGTAAACCAAATAATGGAGTAATAACAAACACTGTTTTAGACTCTCAATTTACACTAATTGGAAATCCTTATCCAAGTGCTATAGACGCCAGAGACTTTATTCATGATCCAGCGAATGTTAATGAAATAGATGGAACTCTCTTTTATTGGGAACAAGATGGTAATGTAGCGTCACATGTATTACAAGATTATGTAGGTGGCTATGCTACTTACACAATTGATGTAACAGGTACAAATGAGACATTTAATTACGCTTTGTTTTATACTTACGACGAACAAGACAACTCAACTCCTGTCTTCACTCCACCACCAGCTCCTGTTCAGGCTGAAGGCGTAAAAATTGCTGGAAGGTATATCCCAGTTGGGCAAGGTTTTATGGTAGAAGGAATTAATGGACCTAATGGTGAAGTTACTGTTAATAATTCGATGAGAGAATTTGTAAAAGAAAATGGTACAACTAGTTTTTTCTTCAGAACGACTAACAATAGTGGAGAAAACGAATCTGTGTCTAGCAATAACCAAATTCAATATCAAGACAATGGTTTGTCATTAGTTCCTGAGGATTATAAAAGATTCAGGATTAATGTTGATTTTACTGTAGGTGAAAGTCAATACACAAGACAATTAGTACTCAATTTTCATGATTCAGCTACACCAGATTATGATAGAGGTTTAGAGTTAAAACTAGCTCAGGTTTATGACTCTGATGCTTATTTTGATTTACAAAATAAGGCCTACGGTTGTCAAGCCTATGCTTTTGACGAAGCACTTACAATTCCATTAGTTGTAGATATAGAAGAACAGCAACCATTGCGTTTTAGAATCTTTGATATTCAAAATTTTGATGATACTCAAGGTATATATATACACGATATTCAAGATAATCTTTATGTTGACTTAAGAACTCAAGACTACAACTTAAATATAGAACCAGGAAGCTACACAGATCGTTTTGAAATTGTATTTACTCCCGGTCAGTCCCTCGGTATTGATGATTTTGAAGTTAGTGATTTAACTATTCGACAAGATAACAACATTCACCAATTATCAGTTATCAACCCTAATGGTTTAGATGTAAAAACTATCGAAGTTTTCGATGTCGCTGGTAAGCGTATGTTAAATGAATTGTACGATTCTGTTTCTAACCGTTACAAATTATCAACTATAGATTTAAGTGATGGTGTGTATATTGTCAATGTAACTTCTAAAGCCAATACTGTAAAATCTGAGAAGATTATTGTTAAGCACTAA